In one window of Verrucomicrobiia bacterium DNA:
- the mutL gene encoding DNA mismatch repair endonuclease MutL, which produces MNRIRLLPEQVANQIAAGEVVERPASVVKELVENALDAQARRVSVEIQAGGRSLIRVTDDGLGMSRDDALLCLERHATSKIQRAEDLAAIRTMGFRGEAIPSIASVSRFILTTRERASDSPEGTQIILSGGKILEVKAAGTAPGTAVEVRQLFFNLPARRKFLRSEETEAAHILHYLTLAALAYPEAAFNFQKDGRAVWQLPAVKTGTDTPARLAALRERLQAFYGSDPKLLPVNFSQEMDGHSPNTEAEGESSKTETAAATVQHPFDGPSSADPSLFRLWGFLGAPGVSRATREDQHLFVNRRPIENRGLNFALLEGYHTALMKGRYPVCCLFLEIDPAAVEVNIHPSKREVKFHRESEVRRLVAHAVRQTLLQFHQKDSPASQARSQPESLHRAPTASPDLPAPTSGIAVAQASLPHLPHAPRAPLAAAPPSRQAQRPLPMGFRPQPAPAPASAPAPPASAQLPAAQPAPAQTASPLAAVTSTPPAPDTVARPHASTPPLPLLSVPLRLVGVIGKLYVVLESDRGLVLLDQHAAHERILFEQMLTRLEQNSQAPSQRLLLPETIELSAHDANFVRGQLSVLTRLGVGLSEFGERTFLLDALPPFVKASQPRRFVLELVDELKATGQEVNSLRLGEQMVAKTVCRHAVKANDPLRGAELEKLVEDLRHCAMPYTCPHGRPTLIEMNFRELEKKFGRTQ; this is translated from the coding sequence ATGAACCGCATTCGGCTGCTGCCCGAGCAGGTGGCCAATCAGATCGCTGCCGGCGAGGTGGTCGAGCGTCCGGCCAGCGTCGTCAAGGAGCTGGTCGAAAACGCTCTGGACGCCCAGGCGCGGCGTGTGAGCGTGGAAATCCAGGCGGGCGGGCGGAGCCTGATCCGGGTAACCGATGATGGCTTGGGCATGAGCCGGGATGATGCCCTGCTGTGCCTTGAAAGACACGCCACCAGCAAAATTCAGCGCGCCGAAGACCTTGCGGCCATACGCACCATGGGCTTTCGCGGCGAGGCCATTCCCAGCATCGCCAGCGTCAGCCGCTTTATCCTCACCACGCGTGAACGCGCGAGCGATTCGCCCGAAGGCACGCAGATCATCCTGAGCGGCGGCAAAATCCTCGAAGTCAAAGCCGCTGGAACGGCGCCCGGCACAGCCGTCGAGGTGCGCCAGCTCTTCTTCAACCTGCCGGCGCGACGCAAGTTTCTGCGCTCGGAAGAGACCGAGGCTGCGCATATCCTGCATTACCTGACGCTGGCAGCGCTGGCCTATCCCGAGGCCGCGTTCAATTTCCAGAAGGACGGGCGCGCTGTCTGGCAACTGCCGGCAGTCAAAACCGGAACAGACACACCCGCGCGGCTGGCCGCTTTGCGGGAACGCCTCCAGGCCTTTTACGGCAGCGATCCGAAATTGTTGCCGGTTAATTTTTCGCAAGAGATGGACGGGCATTCACCCAACACGGAGGCTGAAGGTGAATCGTCAAAAACCGAAACCGCCGCGGCCACTGTGCAACACCCATTCGATGGGCCGTCGAGCGCAGACCCGTCGCTTTTCCGGCTCTGGGGGTTTCTGGGTGCGCCAGGCGTTTCCCGCGCCACACGCGAAGACCAGCACTTGTTTGTCAACCGGCGTCCTATCGAGAATCGCGGGCTGAACTTCGCTCTTTTGGAAGGCTATCACACCGCTTTGATGAAGGGGCGTTACCCGGTCTGCTGTCTCTTTCTCGAAATCGACCCCGCAGCCGTCGAGGTCAATATCCACCCGTCCAAACGCGAGGTGAAATTTCACCGTGAGTCCGAGGTGCGCCGTTTGGTGGCGCATGCGGTGCGGCAGACTTTGCTGCAATTTCATCAGAAGGACTCCCCGGCCAGCCAAGCCAGGAGCCAACCGGAAAGCCTCCACCGCGCGCCAACCGCCAGCCCAGACCTGCCCGCCCCCACATCCGGCATAGCCGTGGCGCAAGCCAGTTTGCCGCATTTGCCCCATGCACCTCGAGCGCCTTTGGCCGCAGCGCCGCCAAGCAGGCAGGCGCAGCGCCCTTTGCCGATGGGATTTCGTCCCCAACCAGCGCCTGCTCCGGCCAGCGCCCCTGCGCCTCCTGCTTCCGCGCAATTGCCAGCCGCTCAGCCGGCGCCTGCCCAGACCGCCTCCCCCTTGGCCGCCGTCACATCAACACCTCCAGCTCCCGACACGGTCGCGCGCCCCCACGCTTCCACCCCGCCTCTGCCGCTGCTCTCGGTGCCCCTGCGCCTGGTCGGAGTCATCGGGAAGCTTTACGTGGTGCTGGAGTCGGACCGGGGGCTGGTCTTGCTGGACCAACACGCCGCGCATGAACGGATTCTCTTCGAGCAGATGCTCACGCGCCTCGAACAAAACAGCCAGGCCCCCTCCCAGCGGCTGCTGCTGCCGGAGACCATCGAGCTGTCCGCGCACGATGCGAATTTCGTTCGCGGCCAGTTATCCGTGCTGACCCGCCTGGGGGTAGGGCTAAGCGAGTTTGGCGAACGGACATTTCTGCTCGATGCCCTGCCCCCGTTTGTGAAGGCGAGCCAGCCCCGGCGCTTTGTCCTCGAGCTGGTGGATGAGTTGAAAGCAACCGGCCAGGAGGTCAATTCCTTGCGCCTCGGCGAGCAGATGGTCGCCAAAACAGTTTGCCGCCATGCGGTAAAGGCCAACGATCCTTTGCGAGGCGCCGAATTGGAAAAATTGGTCGAGGACCTTCGCCATTGCGCGATGCCCTATACCTGTCCGCATGGCCGGCCGACCCTTATCGAGATGAACTTCCGCGAGCTGGAGAAGAAGTTCGGCAGGACGCAGTAG
- a CDS encoding ATP-binding protein: MITLEDTTLFRQLQPDELGALRRVAREQRFKTGQEVFKEGDAGDGLYLVKEGLVEISALVTQGARQVFSQVSPGDMFGEMAVIEDKPRSAWAVARGETVVYFIPRAEMLDLVSRSPALALALLREISHRLRQFDRQYLREVLQAERLAVVGRFARSIVHDLKNPLNIIGLSAELASLEEAEPSQRRQAISNIRQQVERISEMTAEILEFTQGSAPDLVLPPMAYNQFVDPVIAELRAEAELRAAAIELETEAPVTALLLNPKRLRRVFYNLVHNATDAMPQGGKILFRFSASPGEIVTEIEDTGPGIAPEIADRLFEPFSTYGKAQGTGLGLSICKRIVEDHRGWIKARTEKGHGAIFVFGLPVPQAG, from the coding sequence GTGATCACGTTGGAAGACACCACCCTGTTTCGGCAGCTCCAGCCGGATGAGCTGGGCGCATTGCGGCGAGTTGCGCGCGAGCAGAGGTTCAAGACCGGCCAGGAGGTTTTCAAAGAAGGCGATGCCGGCGATGGCCTGTACCTGGTTAAGGAAGGACTGGTCGAGATTTCGGCCCTGGTGACTCAAGGAGCCCGGCAGGTCTTTTCCCAGGTCAGCCCTGGAGACATGTTCGGTGAGATGGCCGTCATAGAGGACAAACCGCGCTCGGCCTGGGCGGTGGCGCGTGGGGAGACAGTAGTGTATTTCATCCCGCGGGCGGAGATGCTGGACCTGGTGAGCCGCTCGCCGGCCCTGGCGCTGGCCTTGTTGCGCGAAATCAGCCATCGGCTCCGCCAATTCGACCGGCAATATCTGCGCGAGGTCCTCCAAGCCGAGCGCCTGGCGGTGGTGGGCCGGTTCGCTCGGTCCATCGTGCATGATTTAAAAAACCCGTTGAATATTATCGGACTGAGCGCGGAACTGGCCAGCCTGGAAGAGGCGGAACCCAGCCAGCGCCGCCAGGCGATCAGCAATATCCGCCAGCAAGTCGAACGCATCAGCGAGATGACCGCCGAGATACTCGAATTCACCCAAGGTTCTGCTCCGGACCTGGTCCTGCCCCCGATGGCGTATAACCAGTTTGTGGACCCTGTGATAGCCGAGTTGCGCGCCGAAGCCGAACTCAGAGCCGCAGCCATCGAGCTCGAGACCGAGGCGCCAGTAACGGCCCTGCTGCTCAATCCCAAACGCTTGCGCCGTGTCTTTTATAACCTGGTTCATAACGCAACCGACGCCATGCCGCAGGGGGGGAAAATCCTGTTCCGATTCAGCGCGTCGCCTGGTGAAATTGTAACCGAGATAGAAGATACGGGTCCGGGCATCGCGCCAGAGATAGCTGACCGATTATTCGAGCCGTTCTCGACTTACGGCAAGGCCCAGGGAACCGGGCTCGGCCTGTCGATTTGCAAACGAATTGTCGAGGACCACCGGGGCTGGATTAAGGCGCGCACCGAAAAGGGGCATGGAGCGATTTTTGTCTTCGGCTTGCCGGTGCCGCAAGCCGGTTAG